The DNA segment CACCGCCGTCACCGGCACGAACGACGGCTTCAGTACGGGCGTGCTCTCCCAGGGGATCGCGGGCAGATCCGGGATCTCCCGGGGCACGGGCGGTATCGGTACGGTCATGCCCTCACGCTAGGCAAGCAGCCCAAAAGCGACCATTCAGGGCAATCCGATCGGGTTACGCCCGCTCCCTCGCCCGCTCCGCCGAAGTCACACCCGCTCCACCAGCGTCAGCAGCGTCGCCTCCGGTGGGCAGGCGAAGCGGACCGGGGTGTAGCGGTTCGTGCCGCAGCCCGCCGAGACGTGCAGGTAGGAGGTGTGGCCCTCCGCCGTGTGGGTGGACAGCCCCTTCACCCGGTCCGTGTCCAGGTCGCAGTTGGTGACCAGCGCGCCGTAGAAGGGGATGCACAGCTGGCCGCCGTGGGTGTGCCCGGCGAGGACCAGCGGGTAGCCGTCCGCCGTGAAGGCGTCCAGGGTGCGCAGGTACGGCGCGTGCACGACGCCCATCGAGAAGTCGTGGCCCTCGGAGGGGCCGCCGGCCACCCGGGCGTAGCGGTCGCGCTTGATGTGCGGGTCGTCCAGGCCGGTCAGCTCGATGGACACGCCCTCGACCTTCAGCACGCCCCGCTGGTTGGTCAGGTTCAGCCAGCCCGCGGTGTCGAAGCCGTCCCTGAGGTCCTCCCAGGGGTTGTGGACCACGCCGACCGCGGGGGCGTTGCCGTTCAGGCCGTGCCTGCCGCTCGTCTTCTCCAGCAAGTACCGCGCCGGGTTGCGGAGTTTGGGGCCGTAGTAGTCGTTGGAGCCGAAGACGTACGCGCCCGGGAACTCCATCAGCGGGCCCAGCGCGTCCAGCGTCTCGGGGACGCCCTCGGGGTCCGAGAGGTTGTCGCCGGTGTTGATCACGAAGTCCGGGCGCAACCCGGCCAGCGACTGGAGCCAGCGCTGCTTCTTGCGCTGGCCGCCCACCATGTGGATGTCGGAGACCTGGAGCAGCCGCAGCGGGCGCATGCCCGGCGGGAGGACCGGCACGGTCACTCGTCGGAGGCGGAAGGAGCGGACCTCGAAGCCCGCCGCGTACGCCACTCCGGCGGCCCCGGCCGCCATGATCCCCAGGGGTACTCCGTATCGCGCGCGCATACGCCCATCGTGTCAGACCCCGGCCCGGTGCCAAGAGCTGGCATCCCTTTAATCAAGGGGCGTTCGGCCCGGCGCACCTGCGACAATCGCTCCATGACCACCACGCTCAAGTCGAAGCTCCACGACGACCTCAACGCCGCGATCCGCGAGCGCGACGAGCTGCGCTCCGCGACGCTCCGGCTGACCCTCGCCGCGATCACCAAGGAGGAGGTCGCGGGCAAGGAGAAGCGTGAGCTGTCCGACGACGAGGTCCTCAAGGTGATCACCAAGGAGGCGAAGAAGCGCCGCGAGGCCGCGGACGCCTTCGCCCAGGGTGGTCGTCCCGCGCAGGCCGAGCGGGAGAAGGCGGAGGGCGAGCTGCTCGCCACCTACCTGCCCAAGCAGCTCTCCGACGACGAGCTGACCACGATCGTGGCCCAGGCCGTCGAGGAGGCGAAGGCGGGCGGCGCCGAGGGACCGCGGGCCATGGGCGCCGTCATGAAGATCGTGAACCCCAAGGTGGCCGGCCAGGCCGACGGCGGCCGTGTCGCCGCGATCGTGAAGCAGCAGCTCCAGGGCTGAGCGGTACGACAGTGGGGCCGCACCTTCGACAAGGTGCGGCCCCACTGTCGTACGAGAACCTCAGTTCCGGCGTCCGCCGTTCGCGTTCCCCTGACCCGGCTTCGTCGGCTTCGGCTGGCCGGCGCCCGGACGGCCGCCGTTGTTGCCGCCGTTCCCGCCGGTCAGGCCGCCGAAGAGACCGCCGATCAGGCCCCCGCCCGGCGTGCCCTGACGCCCGCCGTTGCCATTGCCGTTGCCGTCACCCCGGCCGTTGCCACCACCGTCGCCCCTGTCCTGGTCGTCGGGGATGTCGATGGTGTTGAAGTCGGGCGCGTCCTTGCCCACCAGGGCGCCGGACATCGCGTCCCGCCAGATCGGACCCGGCACGCCACCACCGAAGACCAGGTCGTGGTAGGCCCCGCCGATGGTGATGCGGGTCATCTTCACGTTCTGCCGGGCGCTGCCGACCCAGACCGCGCCGGACATGTTCGGGGTGTAGCCGACGAACCAGGCGTTCTTCCGCTCGTCCGTCGTACCCGTCTTGCCCGCGCTGTCCCGGTCGTCGAGGCCCGCCTCCTGGCCGGTACCGGAGTCGATCACGTCCCGGAGCAGGGTGTTGACCGTGTCCGCCGTCTTCTCGCTCATCGCCCGGGTGCACGTGGACTTCGGCACCGGCAGCGACTTCTCCTCGTCACCGGACTTCTCGGTGATCGACTCGATGGAGACCGGGGTGCAGTACATACCGCGCGAGGCGAAGGTGGCGTAGGCGTTGGCCATGGTCAGCGGGGAGAGGCCGATGGCACCGAGCGCGATGGCCGGCGTCTGCGGCAGCTTCGAGCCGTCGCCCTGCACCACGTGCAGCTTGTCGGCCATCTTGGCCACCGGGCACAGCCCGATGTCGGAGATGAGCTGCACGAAGTAGGTGTTGACCGACTTGGCCATCGCCTCCTTCATGCGGTACGGGCCCTTCTCGGACTCGTTCTCGTTCTCCGCCATCTCGTTCTTGGTGTTGCGGTACGGCGTCGAGCCGCACCGCTGCACCGGGCTCGGGTACGCCATCTTGTACGGCGCCGAGTACGCCTGCGTCGGCGGCTTGCCGCCCTCGATCGCGGCCGCCGCCACGAACGGCTTGAACGTCGAACCGGTCGGGAAGCCGAAGTTGGAGCCGCCCAGGTCCCGGTCGACCGAGAAGTTGTACTCCGTCTCGTCCTTGCCGTAGCCGTACGGCTTCGACTGGCCCATCGCCAGCACCTTGCCGGTCCCCGGCTGCACCAGGGTGGCGGCCGCGGCGACCGAGTCGGACTTGTAGACGTGGTCCTTGAGCGAGTCCTGCACCGACTTCTGCGCCTGCGGGTCCAGCGTCGTACGGATCGTCAGGCCGCCCTTGTTCCAGAGCTTGGCGCGCTCCTCGCGGGACTTGCCGAAGACCGGGTCGGTGAGGAAGACGTTCTCGACGTACTTGCAGAAGAACGCGGAGTCGCGGGTCGCGGTGATGCAGCCGTTCTTGGGGCGGCTGACGTGCAGACCCAGCGGCTGCTTGTCCGCGCGGTCGGCCTCGGCCTGGGAGATGTCGCCCAGCTCGGCCATCCGCTGGAGCACGGTGTTGCGCCGCTTGGTGGCCTCGGCCTCGTCGTTGACCGGGTCGTAGCGGCTCGGCGACTGCACGATGCCCGCCAGCAGGGCGGACTCCTGGAGGTTGAGGTCCTTGGCGTGCTTGGAGAAGTAGCGCTGGGCCGCGGCCTCGACGCCGTACGCCTGCTCGCCGAAGAAGGTGATGTTGAGGTAGTTCTCCAGGATCTTCTTCTTGCCGAGCTTCTCCTCGATCTGGATCGCGTACTTCAGCTCGCGGACCTTGCGGCCGAGGGTCTGCTGGGTGGCCTGGGCGACCTTGGTCGGGTCGTCGCCGGCCTCCTCGATGAAGTAGTTCTTCACGAGCTGCTGGGTGAGGGTGGACGCGCCCTGGGCGACGCCCCCGCTCTGCGCGTTCTTGTTCAGCGCGCGCAGCACACCCTTGAGGTCGATCGCGCCGTGCTGGTAGAAGCGCGAGTCCTCGATGGCGACGATGGACTTCTGCATGTACGGCGAGATGTCCTTCAGCTCCACCACCGTGCGGTCACGGGAGTAGACGCTGGCGATCTGGTTGCCCCGGCTGTCCAGTATGGTCGTCCGCTGGCTGAGCTGGGGGCTCTTGAGGTTGTCCGGGATCTCGTCGAAGCCCTGTACCGAGCCCTTCGCGGCAAGGCCCAGCGCCCCGGCGGCCGGCAGAGCGATGCCCGCCATCACCGCCCCCGCGAGCACGCTGACACCGAGGAACTTGGCGGCCTGCTGCGTGGCCGACAGACCACCGCCCGAGCGCTTCTTTGGCATGGGTGCAGCCTAAGCCGTGGTGATAAGCGTTCCGGGGGAGCGACGGGCCCCCGGGCGGTTCGGGTGCAGGATCGTGACGTCCGGTCGGGTGGCG comes from the Streptomyces seoulensis genome and includes:
- a CDS encoding metallophosphoesterase, coding for MRARYGVPLGIMAAGAAGVAYAAGFEVRSFRLRRVTVPVLPPGMRPLRLLQVSDIHMVGGQRKKQRWLQSLAGLRPDFVINTGDNLSDPEGVPETLDALGPLMEFPGAYVFGSNDYYGPKLRNPARYLLEKTSGRHGLNGNAPAVGVVHNPWEDLRDGFDTAGWLNLTNQRGVLKVEGVSIELTGLDDPHIKRDRYARVAGGPSEGHDFSMGVVHAPYLRTLDAFTADGYPLVLAGHTHGGQLCIPFYGALVTNCDLDTDRVKGLSTHTAEGHTSYLHVSAGCGTNRYTPVRFACPPEATLLTLVERV
- a CDS encoding GatB/YqeY domain-containing protein: MTTTLKSKLHDDLNAAIRERDELRSATLRLTLAAITKEEVAGKEKRELSDDEVLKVITKEAKKRREAADAFAQGGRPAQAEREKAEGELLATYLPKQLSDDELTTIVAQAVEEAKAGGAEGPRAMGAVMKIVNPKVAGQADGGRVAAIVKQQLQG
- a CDS encoding transglycosylase domain-containing protein produces the protein MPKKRSGGGLSATQQAAKFLGVSVLAGAVMAGIALPAAGALGLAAKGSVQGFDEIPDNLKSPQLSQRTTILDSRGNQIASVYSRDRTVVELKDISPYMQKSIVAIEDSRFYQHGAIDLKGVLRALNKNAQSGGVAQGASTLTQQLVKNYFIEEAGDDPTKVAQATQQTLGRKVRELKYAIQIEEKLGKKKILENYLNITFFGEQAYGVEAAAQRYFSKHAKDLNLQESALLAGIVQSPSRYDPVNDEAEATKRRNTVLQRMAELGDISQAEADRADKQPLGLHVSRPKNGCITATRDSAFFCKYVENVFLTDPVFGKSREERAKLWNKGGLTIRTTLDPQAQKSVQDSLKDHVYKSDSVAAAATLVQPGTGKVLAMGQSKPYGYGKDETEYNFSVDRDLGGSNFGFPTGSTFKPFVAAAAIEGGKPPTQAYSAPYKMAYPSPVQRCGSTPYRNTKNEMAENENESEKGPYRMKEAMAKSVNTYFVQLISDIGLCPVAKMADKLHVVQGDGSKLPQTPAIALGAIGLSPLTMANAYATFASRGMYCTPVSIESITEKSGDEEKSLPVPKSTCTRAMSEKTADTVNTLLRDVIDSGTGQEAGLDDRDSAGKTGTTDERKNAWFVGYTPNMSGAVWVGSARQNVKMTRITIGGAYHDLVFGGGVPGPIWRDAMSGALVGKDAPDFNTIDIPDDQDRGDGGGNGRGDGNGNGNGGRQGTPGGGLIGGLFGGLTGGNGGNNGGRPGAGQPKPTKPGQGNANGGRRN